The Labeo rohita strain BAU-BD-2019 unplaced genomic scaffold, IGBB_LRoh.1.0 scaffold_83, whole genome shotgun sequence genome has a segment encoding these proteins:
- the si:ch211-132g1.1 gene encoding LOW QUALITY PROTEIN: T-cell surface antigen CD2 (The sequence of the model RefSeq protein was modified relative to this genomic sequence to represent the inferred CDS: deleted 1 base in 1 codon) codes for MSCKYSLLFLFLCGFAALSDSVKTCGKELLEGTSCTIKLEIETNKSPDEIKWFHETSETLILRWKEGAIKKIVESVSKEDDGSLTFKSVSLNDTGKYKYEAFNKDGTEIVKGVKEIKVFAKAPKPTVKANCKNGEATLTCDIGDRKDLNVSWYKENEIIKNEEKSQLVLTSAKVQENKPYSCKVSNPVSTEQSDSITVTCTGGTSDGSGRRKLFGFDFWIMVSILAGGGTLLLLLICVLIICACRSCKKQKNLEQDEDELRLRVFHDPASNGTARSKNTARGQPAPPIPQVDTSPDTPPPQTQPQPKAQIRARPPPPPEDDDEYPPPLPRPRNKQHRKRNEEPYRPME; via the exons ACTCAGTAAAGACATGTGGAAAAGAGCTACTAGAGGGAACGTCCTGCACCATCAAGCTGGAaatagaaacaaacaaaagcccTGATGAAATCAAATGGTTCCATGAAACCAGTGAAACCCTCATTCTTCGCTGGAAAGAGGGGGCTatcaaaaaaattgttgaaagtGTATCTAAGGAAGATGATggatcattaacatttaaaagtgttaGTCTGAATGACACTGGCAAATATAAATACGAAGCTTTTAATAAGGATGGTACAGAAATTGTTAAGGGAGTAAaggaaattaaagtttttg CAAAGGCTCCTAAACCTACTGTGAAGGCCAACTGCAAAAATGGGGAAGCTACACTCACCTGTGACATTGGAGACCGGAAAGACCTGAATGTGTCTTGgtataaagaaaatgaaatcatCAAGAATGAAGAAAAATCTCAACTGGTATTGACATCTGCTAAAGTACAGGAGAATAAACCGTACTCATGCAAAGTAAGCAATCCTGTCAGCACTGAGCAAAGTGACAGCATTACAGTAACAT GTACAGGTGGTACAAGCGATGGCTCAGGTCGTCGTAAACTCTTTGGCTTTGATTTCTGGATCATGGTGAGCATTTTAGCAGGTGGCGGAACccttctgctgctgctgataTGTGTTCTGATCATCTGTGCATGTCGAAGCTGTAAGAAGCAAAAGAATCTCGAACAAG ATGAAGATGAGCTCAGGCTGAGGGTttttcatgatccagcttctaACGGTACAGCCAGATCCAAAAACACTGCTAGGGGGCAACCCGCT CCCCCCATCCCGCAAGTAGACACATCTCCAGATACCCCACCTCCTCAAACCCAGCCTCAACCCAAAGCCCAGATCCGCGCTCGACCTCCACCACCACCTGAGGACGACGATGAATATCCTCCACCTTTACCTCGCCCAAGGAATAAACAACACCGCAAGAGAAATGAAGAGCCGTACCGACCAATGGAATGA